One window of Paenibacillus albicereus genomic DNA carries:
- the helD gene encoding RNA polymerase recycling motor HelD: protein MDAGEWKKEQARVDAVRGQLKKRIARDEPIVSELKAQVVGIRSEFWDDVTVNLAESDDRIETAVSMKQQAEVLSERERSHRALRSGLQKMRRLLPAPYFGRIDLVEEGTDGTPEQAYVGVASFLADDGETFLVYDWRTPIASLYYDYGPGAVRYETPGGEIAGEMTLKRQFSIREGRIRSMFDTGMTIGDELLQDVLSRTSSSQMQAIVGTIQQDQNAIIRNDRARLLIVQGAAGSGKTSAALQRVAYLLYKHRSRISAEQMVLFSPNPMFSSYISSVLPELGEENIKQTTFQDYLELRLGRRYELEDAAEQLEAVLAGPEADDSIRLRAASISCKSSVRFLERIEAFASGLLRSGMRFKGFRLRGRVVVGRSQLTERFYAMDASIRLPNRIELLKEWLLEELERLETAEREADWVREEIEFLDDDQYRKIHKTLRRQRAGADEEESVLEERLLRTEVARRAFRPLRRLAESLAWIDAAGLYKDLFRGEQAENAAEERWSEIAARTLSALDDGRLLHEDAAPLLYLTELVQGFRMNTSIRYVIVDEAQDFSPFQFHFLKRLFPMAKITALGDFNQAIFAHSTELAASAWLQRLYGPDQTETIVLRRSYRSTRPIVEFTRSLLPDGTAIEPFDRPGELPVLVRAGSAEERDRLLGADLLKLAAGEAASIAVICRTEGESQSAWEALRAIPGLESLKRVTKDTAKFESGMLVIPAYLAKGVEFDAVLLYDASADAYGEERLRKLFYTACTRAMHVLRLYAAGAASPFFADASPGSFRVVEPARP, encoded by the coding sequence ATGGATGCTGGCGAATGGAAAAAGGAACAGGCTCGAGTCGACGCGGTCCGCGGGCAGCTGAAGAAGCGGATCGCCCGCGACGAGCCGATCGTCTCGGAGCTGAAGGCGCAGGTCGTCGGAATCCGTTCGGAGTTCTGGGACGACGTGACCGTCAACCTGGCGGAGAGCGACGACCGGATCGAGACGGCGGTCAGCATGAAGCAGCAGGCCGAGGTGCTGTCCGAGCGGGAGCGGAGCCATCGCGCGCTGCGCAGCGGCCTGCAGAAAATGCGCCGCCTGCTGCCCGCTCCGTACTTCGGACGCATCGATCTCGTCGAGGAAGGAACGGACGGAACGCCTGAGCAGGCGTATGTCGGCGTAGCCTCCTTCCTCGCGGACGATGGGGAGACGTTCCTCGTCTATGACTGGAGGACGCCGATCGCGAGCCTCTACTACGACTACGGCCCCGGCGCGGTGCGCTACGAGACGCCGGGAGGCGAGATTGCCGGAGAGATGACGCTCAAGCGCCAGTTCTCCATCCGCGAAGGCCGCATCCGCTCCATGTTCGACACGGGCATGACGATCGGCGACGAGCTGCTGCAGGACGTGCTGAGCCGCACGTCCAGCTCGCAGATGCAGGCGATCGTCGGCACGATCCAGCAGGATCAGAACGCGATCATCCGCAACGACCGGGCGCGGCTCTTGATCGTGCAGGGAGCGGCGGGCAGCGGCAAGACGTCGGCCGCCCTGCAGCGCGTGGCTTACCTGCTCTACAAGCATCGGTCCCGCATTTCCGCCGAGCAGATGGTGCTCTTCTCCCCCAACCCGATGTTCAGCAGCTATATCTCGTCCGTCCTGCCGGAGCTTGGCGAGGAGAACATCAAGCAGACGACGTTCCAGGACTATCTGGAGCTGCGCCTCGGCCGCCGCTACGAGCTGGAGGACGCCGCCGAGCAGCTTGAAGCCGTGCTCGCAGGGCCGGAGGCAGACGACTCGATCCGGCTGCGCGCCGCTTCCATCTCCTGCAAGAGCTCCGTGCGGTTCCTGGAGCGGATTGAGGCGTTCGCCAGCGGACTGCTCCGCTCCGGCATGCGCTTCAAGGGCTTCCGCCTGCGCGGCCGCGTCGTTGTCGGGCGCAGCCAGCTGACGGAGCGCTTTTACGCCATGGACGCCTCCATCCGGCTGCCCAATCGGATCGAGCTGCTCAAGGAATGGCTGCTCGAGGAGCTCGAGCGGCTGGAGACGGCGGAGCGGGAAGCCGACTGGGTGCGCGAGGAGATCGAGTTTCTCGACGACGACCAGTATCGGAAGATCCACAAGACGCTGCGCCGGCAGCGGGCCGGGGCCGACGAGGAGGAGAGCGTGCTGGAGGAGCGGCTGCTGCGGACCGAGGTGGCCCGCCGGGCGTTCCGTCCGCTGCGACGCCTGGCCGAAAGCCTCGCCTGGATTGACGCCGCCGGCCTGTACAAGGACCTGTTCCGCGGCGAGCAGGCGGAGAATGCGGCGGAGGAGCGCTGGAGCGAGATCGCAGCCCGCACGCTTTCGGCGCTGGACGACGGCCGCCTGCTCCATGAAGACGCCGCCCCGCTGCTTTATTTGACCGAGCTCGTGCAGGGCTTCCGCATGAACACGTCGATCCGGTACGTCATCGTGGATGAAGCGCAGGATTTTTCGCCGTTCCAATTCCACTTCCTCAAGCGGCTGTTCCCGATGGCGAAGATCACGGCGCTCGGAGACTTCAACCAAGCGATCTTCGCCCACTCCACGGAGCTTGCGGCCAGCGCATGGCTGCAGCGGCTATATGGTCCCGACCAGACGGAAACGATCGTGCTGCGCCGCAGCTACCGCTCGACCCGGCCGATCGTCGAATTCACCCGCTCGCTGCTGCCGGACGGCACCGCGATCGAGCCGTTCGACCGGCCGGGCGAGCTGCCCGTGCTCGTCCGCGCCGGCAGCGCCGAGGAGCGCGACCGGCTGCTCGGCGCCGACCTGCTGAAGCTGGCGGCAGGCGAAGCGGCTTCGATCGCGGTCATCTGCCGGACCGAAGGGGAATCGCAGTCCGCTTGGGAAGCGCTGCGGGCGATTCCGGGCCTCGAGAGCTTGAAGCGGGTGACCAAGGATACGGCCAAGTTCGAAAGCGGCATGCTCGTCATCCCGGCCTATCTGGCCAAAGGCGTCGAATTCGACGCCGTGCTGCTCTACGACGCGAGCGCGGACGCTTACGGCGAGGAGCGCCTGCGCAAGCTGTTCTATACGGCCTGCACGCGCGCCATGCACGTGCTGCGCCTGTATGCGGCCGGAGCGGCATCGCCGTTCTTCGCCGATGCTTCTCCCGGCAGCTTCCGCGTCGTCGAGCCTGCCCGTCCCTGA
- a CDS encoding four-helix bundle copper-binding protein has protein sequence MESNETMDPMNGTMAGGTGQGAAMDATEMERKMKECLDACLACISACNHCLDACLEEEHAAMMKACIRLDRDCADLCGMAIQMMTRNSPFVKEFMLLCAQACDLCAEECAKHDHDHCQACAEACRACSRACMAMAV, from the coding sequence ATGGAATCGAACGAAACGATGGACCCGATGAACGGAACGATGGCGGGCGGCACCGGTCAAGGAGCGGCGATGGACGCGACGGAGATGGAGCGCAAGATGAAGGAATGCTTGGACGCCTGTCTCGCCTGCATCTCCGCCTGCAACCACTGTCTGGACGCCTGCCTGGAGGAGGAGCACGCCGCGATGATGAAGGCGTGCATCCGGCTCGACCGCGACTGCGCCGATCTATGCGGCATGGCCATCCAGATGATGACGCGCAACAGTCCCTTCGTCAAGGAGTTCATGCTGCTGTGCGCCCAAGCCTGCGACCTTTGCGCCGAAGAGTGCGCGAAGCATGACCATGACCACTGCCAAGCTTGCGCCGAAGCCTGCCGCGCCTGCTCCCGGGCTTGCATGGCGATGGCAGTCTGA
- a CDS encoding undecaprenyl-diphosphate phosphatase, giving the protein MERLDYIKAIVLGIIEGLTEFLPVSSTGHMILAGDLMNFTGDKAGTFEVVVQLGAVLAVFLLYFKRFISFLKFDFSKGSGLNALHLVLGMIPAGVMGVVLHGFIKEYLFGPTTVLLALIAGGLLMIAAEQYQKRHTPSAETVDDITYKQAFGIGVFQILALWSGFSRSGSTISGGIFMGTSQKAAADFTFILSVPMMIGATGVDLYKSRDLLVREDFGLLLVGFVVSFVVGLIAVVTFINLIKKLKLSWFAYYRFVLAALFFLFVM; this is encoded by the coding sequence CGGCCACATGATTTTGGCTGGCGATCTGATGAACTTTACGGGGGACAAAGCAGGCACCTTCGAGGTCGTCGTGCAGCTAGGCGCCGTGCTGGCCGTATTCTTGCTTTATTTCAAGCGGTTCATCAGCTTCCTGAAGTTCGACTTCTCCAAAGGCTCGGGCCTCAACGCGCTGCATCTCGTGCTTGGCATGATTCCGGCAGGCGTCATGGGCGTCGTGCTGCACGGCTTCATCAAGGAGTATCTGTTCGGGCCGACGACGGTGCTGCTCGCGCTGATCGCGGGCGGCTTGCTCATGATCGCCGCCGAGCAGTACCAGAAGCGGCATACGCCCTCGGCGGAGACGGTCGACGACATTACGTACAAGCAGGCCTTCGGCATCGGCGTCTTTCAGATTTTGGCGCTATGGTCCGGCTTCTCCCGTTCGGGCTCGACGATCTCCGGCGGCATCTTCATGGGCACGAGCCAAAAAGCGGCGGCCGACTTCACGTTCATCCTGTCGGTGCCGATGATGATCGGCGCGACGGGCGTCGACCTGTACAAGAGCCGCGATCTGCTCGTACGAGAAGATTTCGGGCTGCTTCTCGTCGGCTTCGTCGTCTCGTTCGTGGTCGGCCTGATCGCCGTCGTCACCTTCATCAACTTGATCAAAAAGCTCAAGCTGAGCTGGTTCGCCTACTACCGCTTCGTCTTGGCGGCCTTGTTCTTCTTGTTCGTCATGTAG